The nucleotide sequence GTGGTAAAAAAAGTAATAGATATGGCCTCAAAAGAATTAATACACTTAAATGCAGATAAAAAATGACCCCAATCATTTTAGTTGATGATCAACCTATTGCGAATTTCATCACAAAAAAACTACTTCAAAACGCAGGTTACATCGAGAATATAAAAGATTTCACCGATGCTTTTATTGCTTTAGAGGAAGTTAAACAAGTACAAAATTCCATTATTCTTTTAGATCTAAATATGCCGGGCATGTCTGGATGGGAATTTATGGATGCTATGCAAAACTTAGGCTTAGAAAATAGAGTTATAATTCTATCTTCAAGTACAAGTGAAATTGATATCGCTAGAGCTAAAGAATATCCTTATGTGATGGATTATGTAGTAAAACCACTCAATAAAACTAAATTTATTAAAATGGCTCCACTTTTAGAGATGGATTAAAAATTTTGATATATCCCTATACACCGCAAAGTTTAAATATTAGCTTTGCGGTTTTTTTATATGAACGATAATCAGGAAGAATTACTTAAGCTGGCATATACAAAAATGCCATTCGGGAAATACAAGGATTGGTACTTATCTGATATTCCAGAACCCTATTATGTATGGTTCAATAAAAAGGGCTTCCCGGAAGGCAAATTCGGAAATCAATTAAGACAAGTTCACGAACTTAAAGTGAATGGTATGGAAATTTTACTAAAAGAAATACGAAAAAGATATCCAAAACCGAGATAAATGGTTTCGAAATTCACTCAATCTCATAAAACACTGAATTTAAAAAGCCTTAAAGAATCCTTAAATATTAGGCTTTAAATTTAGCTGTTTTTCTATTCTTCTTTGTAATTTAGCGCCCTGAATAATTGGAACGCTTCAAACACTCGAAAAAAAATGGCCGAAACCAAGTATATATTTGTTACCGGTGGCGTTTCCTCTTCTTTAGGAAAAGGGATAATCGCAGCATCTTTAGCAAAATTATTACAAGCCCGTGGCTTCAGAACCACTATTCAGAAACTAGATCCTTACATAAATGTGGATCCTGGTACGCTTAATCCCTACGAACATGGCGAATGTTATGTAACCGAAGACGGTGCAGAAACCGATCTTGATCTTGGTCACTACGAGCGTTTTTTAAATGTAAATACCTCTCAGGCAAATAATGTAACTACCGGAAGAATCTATCAAAGTGTTATTGAAAAAGAACGCCGCGGAGAATTTTTAGGTAAAACTGTACAGGTAGTCCCTCACATTACCAACGAAATCAAAGAACGAATTCAAATTCTAGGGAAGAGAAAAGAATATGATATTGTTATTACTGAAATTGGTGGAACTGTAGGGGATATCGAATCTTTACCATACATTGAAGCGGTTCGCCAGTTAAAATGGGAATTGGGAGATGATAATGCTTTAATAATTCATCTAACATTAGTTCCGTTTTTATCTGCTGCTGGTGAGCTTAAAACAAAGCCAACTCAGCACAGCGTAAAAACCTTAATGGAAAGCGGACTTAAAGCTGATATCCTGGTTTGTAGAACAGAACACGAACTTTCAGACGATATTCGTAGAAAATTAGCTATTTTTTGTAATGTTAGGCAAGAAGCGGTGATACAATCTATCGATGCGCCTACCATTTACGATGTTCCTAATTTAATGCTGAAAGAAGGGCTGGATACCGTTACGCTGAAAAAATTAGAATTACCTGACGAAACTACACCAAATCTTGAACAGTGGAATAAATTTCTAGACCGCCATAAAAACCCAAAAGCCGAAGTTAGAATTGGTCTTATTGGGAAATATGTGGAACTTCAGGATTCATATAAGTCAATTTTAGAGTCATTTATTCACGCAGGCGCAGAGAATGAGGTGAAAGTGAATGTAGAAAGCATTCATTCAGAATTTATAAATGAGAATACGATCAAAAATAAAATTTCTCATTTAGATGCTGTATTAGTTGCTCCTGGTTTTGGTGAACGAGGTATCGAGGGAAAAATTGATGCTGTACAATTTGCACGTGAGAATGGATTACCTTTTCTAGGGATCTGTTTAGGAATGCAAATGGCTGTAATTGAGTTTGCACGTAATGTTTTAAAGCTTAAAGGAGCAAATTCTACCGAGATGGACGATACGACCAAACATCCAGTTATAGACATCATGGAAGAACAAAAAAATATTACCCACATGGGCGGGACTATGCGACTTGGTGCATGGGATTGCCATTTGAGTGATAAATCTATTATTCACGATGTTTACGGTACTGCAGACATAAAAGAAAGACATAGACATCGTTACGAGTACAATAATAAATACAAAGAACAATTAGATAAAGCAGGTTTACGTAGTACGGGTGTTAATCCCGAAACTGGACTTGTTGAAGTAGTTGAACTTCAGGATCACCCGTGGTTTGTTGGCGTGCAGTATCACCCAGAGTACAAAAGTACTGTAGCAAGCCCGCATCCACTATTCGTGGCTTTTGTAAAAGCTGCTTACGAATATTCAAAAAAGAAATCATAATGCCACTTTGACATCTATTTGATTAATGGTCATCTTTTTGACCTACAATCATTTTGCTAGATCAAAATAAAAAGGCAGAAAACATTAATTAAGTTATTTCAGAAAAATCCGAAAGAAGGAAAGCTTCAACAGGATTTAAAGATTTTAGGAAGAATTTAGAATGGAAGAAAAGAAGATTGATATCCAATCCATTATTGGATTTATTTTAATTGGAGGAATTTTAATCTGGATGCTATATACTAATAGTATGGAGCAACCACAAGAAGAAACAAATACTCCAGCTGCTACAGAGCAGGTTACAAACACTCCAAACAGCAATCAGCAATTAGCAAACGAAAACAACAATGCAGTTGTTAGTGATTCTGCCGCAATGGCCCAGGCGCAAAATAGACTTGGTGCTTTTGGTTATTCTGCTACTTTAGCTTCAGCAAAAGAAAATACTACGGTTATAGAAAACGATGTTTTAAGACTGGAAGTTTCTAATAAAGGTGGTTATATTAAAGAGGCTGTTTTAAAAAATTATAAAACTTACGACTCTATACCTGTTTATCTTGTAAAGGATGGAAATGCTAATTTCAATCTTAATTTCAATACTACCGATGGTCGTACTTTAGATACAGAAAATTTGTATTTCGAGCCAAGTATATCTAAGAATGGTGATAGTGAGATTCTTTCGATGAAATTAAAAGTTTCAGAGAGTAAATTTCTAGAATATAGATATGCGTTAAAACCTGGGGATTATATGATGGATTTTAGTATCCGTTCTCAAGGTTTAGCGAGCGTTCTTAATAGCTCTCAACCAATAAATCTTGATTGGGATTTAAAAGCTTATCGTCACTCTAAAAGTATATCTTACGAAAATAAATATACCGTATTAGCTTACGAATACGAGGAAGACAAATACGATGATCTAGGTCATGGCGATGATGAAGAAATTGATGAGGATATTTCTTACATCGCTTATAAGCAGCACTTTTTCAGTTCTATTTTATTAACTGATACTCCTTTTAAAAACGCTAAATTCAATTCTAAGAATTTAGTAGAAGATGAAGAAGTAGATACTTTATACACAAAGGCCTTTGCAGCCAGTGCACCTTTAGAACTTCAAGGTGGTGAGTTGAACTATAATATGAACTGGTATTATGGCCCAACAGATTACAAAATTCTAAAAGAATACGATCGTAACCTAGATGAAATTGTTCCTTTAGGATGGGGAATTTTTGGATGGATTAATAAGTATATTTTTATTCCATTCTTCGGTTTCTTAAGTAGCTTCTTACCAAGTTATGGTATCGCTATTATCGTAATGACGATTGTGGTTAGAATTGTACTTTCTCCGGTAACTTACAAGTCTTACCTATCTCAGGCTAAAATGAAAATTTTACGCCCAGAGATCAATGAGCTTAATGAGAAGTATAAGGACAATGCGATGAAAAAGCAGCAGGAAACAATGAAGCTGTATAGCAAAGCAGGTGCCAGCCCTATGAGTGGTTGTTTACCAGCGCTTATGCAGATTCCGGTATTCTATGCTTTATTCCAGTTTTTCCCCAGTGCATTTCAATTAAGACAGAAGAGTTTTCTTTGGGCAGACGATTTATCTAGCTATGATGTCATAGCAGAACTACCTTTCCGTATTCCTTTTTATGGAGAACACGTTAGTTTATTCCCAATATTAGCTTCTGTAGCCATTTTTATCTATATGCAAATGACTACAGGGCAAAGCATGCAGGCGAATCAACAACCGGGAATGCCAAATATGAAGTTCTTAATGTACCTATCGCCACTAATGATGTTATTTTTCTTTAATAACTATGCCAGTGGTTTATCGTTATACTACTTCACCTCTAACCTAATTACTATTGGTATTATGTTAGTAATCAAAAATGTGATTGTAGACGAAGATAAAATACATGCTAAAATTCAGGCTAATAAAGCGAAGCCTAAAAAGCAAAATAGGTTTACCAAAAAAATGCAGGAAATGATGGAGCAGGCTGAAGAACAACAAAAGAAAAACAAGAAATAATCTTTATATTGAGTAAATTAAAAAAGCCATTCTTTACGAATGGCTTTTTTATTCCCTAAAATTGAATTTTCTTATTCAATTATTATTTGATCAACTACCTGAATTACGCCATTTACAGCCTGAATATTTGGCGTAGTTATATTAACGATATCTTCGTTTTCTAATAATATTTTCGGTCCGTTATCTTCGTAAAATTTCAATACTATACCACTGATGGCGGTCACATTCAATGTATCAGCAATTGCTTCAGTGCGTATATTTTTTGCTGAAATAATGTGATTTTCGCTTATATTATTTAATGTATTCTGCGGAATATCACTAATACTCGGATAATCATTAGCTAATAAAAAGTTTTGAATAGCTTCTTCTGAAGCTTGCAAGACCGTATAAACTTCGTTTTCAGATCTTAACTCTTCTATATAATTTTCTGAAGTACTCGCTGAAAGCAAACTAGAAAAACTAAGCGCTGAATCTTCCTGACTTACCAACAGAAAATCGGTAATACTAGGTAACGATAAAAATGTATTAATAGGATTTAAATATCCATTATCAAGTTCAATATTGGCTTGGGCGATTACCACTTCTGCTACATTATTTATATAAAAACTATCATCTGCTGTAGAAGTATACATACTTAGCAACCGATCTGAAGCATTTCCTATCGCTAAACTTCTTATATAGGCGTCAGGAAACTCATCCAATGTTATAGCACCCGGCTGAAGATGATAACGTAGATAATTTTCTAATTCATCTAAAGGTACATCATTAATATTGGTAAAATCATTATCAGATAAAAAGCTATTAAATGCTGAATTACTAGGCGCAAAAATGGTAAACTGCTGCGTACTATTTAAGACGGAATCTAATCCTGTACGATTTAGACCCGTTGCCAAAACTGAATAATTTGGATTATTCAAAACGAAATTATTGATAGTATTTTCAGGAATAATAACATCACCAGGATCATCTGAAGTGCCACAGGACAAAATTGATTCACACAAAACAAAAAATAGTACGATCTTTGATAATTTCAGCATAGATTTCATCAATATTAATTTTTGATAAAGACTAAAATAAGCAGAGATTAATTAATATTTGCGTAATATCTGTTAATATGAAAACCCTAATTTATGATCGCATCGCTTAATTTAAAAAACACTATTATTTCTAAAGCCGCTGTAGCAACAATACTTTTATTATTATTTCAAAATCTAAGTGCTCAGGAAGGCCCCAATCAAAAGGATGCCCAAGGTAAAAGAGATGGCCTATGGAAAGTCGATTTCCCAGGAACAAACCAAACAAAATTTGAGGGAACTTTTGATCATGGCAAAGAAACCGGAAAATTTAAATTCTATAAGGAAGGTTATGACCAACATCCAAGTGCGATTATGGATTTTGAAACCGGAAGTGATTCGGTTGCCGTAAAATATTATACTCAGAAGGGGGAAGTTATTAGCGAGGGCATGATGCTGAATAAAAAAAGAACGGGCAAATGGACTATTTATCATCACAAAAGTGATCAAATAATGATGACTGAATTTTACAAAGATGGAAAATTAGATGGTCTACAAACCACTTATTTTAAAAATGGCAAGATTGGTGAAAAAACCAATTACTCCAATGATATAAAAGACGGAAGCAGCCAGATTTATGCTGATAATGGACAGCTTTTACAGGATTTGAACTATAAAAACGGAGAATTAGATGGTCACCAAACCTATTACAATCCGGCAGGCGAATGGGTTGCAGAAGGCGATT is from Zunongwangia endophytica and encodes:
- a CDS encoding DUF3820 family protein is translated as MRFFYMNDNQEELLKLAYTKMPFGKYKDWYLSDIPEPYYVWFNKKGFPEGKFGNQLRQVHELKVNGMEILLKEIRKRYPKPR
- a CDS encoding CTP synthase codes for the protein MAETKYIFVTGGVSSSLGKGIIAASLAKLLQARGFRTTIQKLDPYINVDPGTLNPYEHGECYVTEDGAETDLDLGHYERFLNVNTSQANNVTTGRIYQSVIEKERRGEFLGKTVQVVPHITNEIKERIQILGKRKEYDIVITEIGGTVGDIESLPYIEAVRQLKWELGDDNALIIHLTLVPFLSAAGELKTKPTQHSVKTLMESGLKADILVCRTEHELSDDIRRKLAIFCNVRQEAVIQSIDAPTIYDVPNLMLKEGLDTVTLKKLELPDETTPNLEQWNKFLDRHKNPKAEVRIGLIGKYVELQDSYKSILESFIHAGAENEVKVNVESIHSEFINENTIKNKISHLDAVLVAPGFGERGIEGKIDAVQFARENGLPFLGICLGMQMAVIEFARNVLKLKGANSTEMDDTTKHPVIDIMEEQKNITHMGGTMRLGAWDCHLSDKSIIHDVYGTADIKERHRHRYEYNNKYKEQLDKAGLRSTGVNPETGLVEVVELQDHPWFVGVQYHPEYKSTVASPHPLFVAFVKAAYEYSKKKS
- the yidC gene encoding membrane protein insertase YidC translates to MEEKKIDIQSIIGFILIGGILIWMLYTNSMEQPQEETNTPAATEQVTNTPNSNQQLANENNNAVVSDSAAMAQAQNRLGAFGYSATLASAKENTTVIENDVLRLEVSNKGGYIKEAVLKNYKTYDSIPVYLVKDGNANFNLNFNTTDGRTLDTENLYFEPSISKNGDSEILSMKLKVSESKFLEYRYALKPGDYMMDFSIRSQGLASVLNSSQPINLDWDLKAYRHSKSISYENKYTVLAYEYEEDKYDDLGHGDDEEIDEDISYIAYKQHFFSSILLTDTPFKNAKFNSKNLVEDEEVDTLYTKAFAASAPLELQGGELNYNMNWYYGPTDYKILKEYDRNLDEIVPLGWGIFGWINKYIFIPFFGFLSSFLPSYGIAIIVMTIVVRIVLSPVTYKSYLSQAKMKILRPEINELNEKYKDNAMKKQQETMKLYSKAGASPMSGCLPALMQIPVFYALFQFFPSAFQLRQKSFLWADDLSSYDVIAELPFRIPFYGEHVSLFPILASVAIFIYMQMTTGQSMQANQQPGMPNMKFLMYLSPLMMLFFFNNYASGLSLYYFTSNLITIGIMLVIKNVIVDEDKIHAKIQANKAKPKKQNRFTKKMQEMMEQAEEQQKKNKK
- a CDS encoding toxin-antitoxin system YwqK family antitoxin, translated to MIASLNLKNTIISKAAVATILLLLFQNLSAQEGPNQKDAQGKRDGLWKVDFPGTNQTKFEGTFDHGKETGKFKFYKEGYDQHPSAIMDFETGSDSVAVKYYTQKGEVISEGMMLNKKRTGKWTIYHHKSDQIMMTEFYKDGKLDGLQTTYFKNGKIGEKTNYSNDIKDGSSQIYADNGQLLQDLNYKNGELDGHQTYYNPAGEWVAEGDYDNGRRIEDQN
- a CDS encoding response regulator — translated: MTPIILVDDQPIANFITKKLLQNAGYIENIKDFTDAFIALEEVKQVQNSIILLDLNMPGMSGWEFMDAMQNLGLENRVIILSSSTSEIDIARAKEYPYVMDYVVKPLNKTKFIKMAPLLEMD
- a CDS encoding fasciclin domain-containing protein, coding for MLKLSKIVLFFVLCESILSCGTSDDPGDVIIPENTINNFVLNNPNYSVLATGLNRTGLDSVLNSTQQFTIFAPSNSAFNSFLSDNDFTNINDVPLDELENYLRYHLQPGAITLDEFPDAYIRSLAIGNASDRLLSMYTSTADDSFYINNVAEVVIAQANIELDNGYLNPINTFLSLPSITDFLLVSQEDSALSFSSLLSASTSENYIEELRSENEVYTVLQASEEAIQNFLLANDYPSISDIPQNTLNNISENHIISAKNIRTEAIADTLNVTAISGIVLKFYEDNGPKILLENEDIVNITTPNIQAVNGVIQVVDQIIIE